One Fuerstiella marisgermanici DNA window includes the following coding sequences:
- a CDS encoding glycosyl transferase translates to MADFSQNGVIGTLHNLRNRSTEELEAELVEYSTETPMSLLLPCLYSELEGPAMGPIVEELAKIPYLSEIIIGLDRANETQFEAARKFFAKLPQNFVVLWNDGTRLRHVDAALQEVGLAPTEPGKGRNVWYCLGYFLASQTSKAVALHDCDILTYDRSIPARLLYPLAHPRFNYQFCKGYYYRAAGGQLNGRVFRLLVIPLIRALKQVLGRLEYLDYMGSFRYALSGEFSMRSEVVQSLRIPADWGLEIGTLSEMFRNCSTQRICQVDIADAYDHKHQPVSEDNRTGGLHRMANDISKALFRKLAVEGVVITSSMLRTLKACYYRTALDVVDHYHNDAVMSGLDLDRHQEEATVELFSRVILAAGDEFLTRPDEAPFIHNWARVRSALPDVLDQIVGAVQADNA, encoded by the coding sequence ATGGCAGACTTTTCACAGAATGGCGTCATTGGCACTCTGCACAACCTTCGCAATCGATCGACAGAAGAACTTGAAGCGGAGCTCGTTGAATACTCTACAGAAACGCCAATGTCCCTGTTGCTGCCGTGCCTCTATTCCGAACTGGAAGGCCCGGCGATGGGGCCAATTGTCGAGGAACTCGCGAAGATACCTTACCTGTCCGAGATCATCATCGGACTCGACCGAGCCAACGAGACGCAGTTCGAGGCCGCTCGAAAATTCTTCGCGAAGCTGCCTCAGAACTTTGTCGTGCTTTGGAATGACGGCACGCGCCTTCGCCATGTCGACGCCGCTCTGCAGGAGGTTGGGCTGGCGCCGACAGAACCGGGCAAAGGCCGCAACGTCTGGTATTGTCTCGGCTACTTCCTGGCGTCTCAGACGTCAAAAGCTGTTGCGTTGCACGATTGTGACATACTGACCTACGACCGCAGCATCCCGGCCAGGTTACTTTATCCGCTGGCACATCCCCGTTTTAACTATCAGTTCTGTAAGGGCTACTACTATCGAGCCGCCGGCGGTCAGCTAAACGGCCGTGTCTTCCGGCTGTTGGTGATCCCGCTGATTCGAGCTCTCAAACAAGTTCTCGGTCGTCTTGAGTATCTCGACTACATGGGCAGCTTTCGCTACGCACTGTCCGGCGAATTTTCGATGAGGTCTGAGGTCGTCCAATCGCTGCGAATTCCTGCGGACTGGGGATTGGAAATCGGAACACTGTCAGAAATGTTCCGCAACTGCAGCACGCAACGCATCTGTCAAGTCGACATTGCCGACGCCTACGACCACAAGCATCAGCCCGTGTCGGAAGACAACCGAACCGGCGGCCTGCATCGCATGGCCAACGATATTTCCAAAGCGCTGTTCCGCAAACTGGCGGTTGAAGGCGTGGTCATCACCAGCAGCATGCTTAGAACTTTGAAAGCCTGCTACTATCGAACCGCTTTGGACGTTGTGGATCATTATCACAACGACGCCGTGATGAGCGGACTGGATCTCGACCGACACCAGGAAGAAGCAACAGTAGAGCTGTTTAGTCGAGTGATACTCGCCGCCGGCGATGAGTTCCTCACTCGTCCCGACGAAGCGCCTTTCATCCACAACTGGGCTCGAGTTCGAAGTGCACTGCCCGATGTTCTTGATCAGATCGTTGGCGCCGTGCAGGCTGACAACGCCTGA
- a CDS encoding HAD-IIB family hydrolase, which yields MTKHRLIVFSDLDGCLLNKHDYQWQDARQCLLELRDRGVPLILASSKTVAEIEAIAAEIPCVNSPFISENGGAICWRSLATAGDPEIQCAGVPRSEILDLLAKLKSQFQFRSFRDLGLSGVMESTSLDAEKATAAMMRQSTEPLLWDDSENQRTEFEQILQQHKLTLTKGGRFWHVAGKISKGDALRKVVERYRNPGAVVAAIGDSQIDQSMLDAANVPIGIRVNGILSVNVSCPPGIVPQSEGARGWAEAVTELLRNFE from the coding sequence ATGACTAAACATCGCCTTATCGTCTTCTCTGATCTCGACGGATGTCTGCTGAACAAGCATGACTACCAGTGGCAAGATGCAAGACAGTGCCTTCTGGAACTGCGCGACCGCGGCGTTCCGCTGATATTGGCTTCCAGCAAGACTGTTGCCGAAATTGAGGCGATTGCGGCAGAGATCCCCTGCGTGAATTCTCCATTCATCTCAGAAAATGGTGGAGCTATCTGCTGGCGTTCACTTGCCACCGCAGGCGACCCTGAGATTCAGTGCGCGGGCGTTCCCCGGTCTGAAATCCTTGATCTGTTAGCCAAGCTAAAGTCACAGTTCCAATTCCGTTCCTTCCGTGATTTGGGTCTGAGTGGCGTCATGGAGAGCACAAGTCTGGACGCAGAGAAAGCGACCGCGGCGATGATGCGGCAAAGCACGGAGCCGTTGTTGTGGGACGATTCTGAAAATCAGCGAACGGAATTCGAACAGATTCTGCAGCAGCATAAACTGACGCTGACTAAAGGCGGCCGTTTTTGGCACGTAGCTGGAAAGATTTCGAAGGGCGATGCTCTGCGAAAAGTCGTCGAACGGTACCGCAACCCCGGCGCAGTGGTGGCGGCCATCGGCGACAGTCAAATTGACCAAAGCATGCTGGATGCCGCCAATGTGCCCATCGGAATTCGCGTTAATGGTATTCTTAGCGTCAACGTGTCGTGTCCGCCGGGAATTGTGCCTCAATCAGAAGGAGCCAGGGGCTGGGCGGAAGCGGTGACTGAACTTCTCCGCAATTTCGAATAG
- a CDS encoding PEP-CTERM sorting domain-containing protein — translation MTNGDVGFRDSIHIATGGIMTIALAERTDIDQINSYTSWRFDRIDQRYTVLSSTNGVTYTPIPDGTNVNQDHADPDVDGEQLVELTSLGLTGVTHLRWDFSVPQPAGFAAYSEFAAFGSPSIVSTVPEPSTLCVLVFGSLGVWVRRQRSLMKSHTELP, via the coding sequence GTGACGAATGGCGACGTTGGATTCCGAGACTCTATCCACATTGCCACCGGCGGGATCATGACGATCGCTTTAGCTGAGCGGACGGATATCGACCAAATCAACAGCTACACAAGTTGGCGTTTCGATCGAATCGATCAGCGATATACGGTACTTTCGTCAACAAACGGCGTGACATACACGCCAATTCCAGACGGCACCAACGTCAACCAAGATCACGCCGACCCTGACGTGGATGGCGAGCAACTTGTTGAGCTTACGTCACTTGGGCTTACGGGCGTCACTCACCTGCGGTGGGATTTCTCCGTTCCACAACCTGCTGGATTTGCCGCGTACTCCGAATTCGCCGCATTTGGCAGCCCGTCCATAGTGTCCACAGTGCCGGAACCTTCAACCTTGTGCGTTCTAGTGTTTGGCTCATTGGGGGTTTGGGTTCGACGTCAGCGTTCACTGATGAAGTCGCATACTGAACTTCCGTAA
- a CDS encoding transposase, giving the protein MKNKLEKRLRRKHSDEFRRSAVSLVEDQGYTTAQAARELGINDNLLRTWRKKYGKGAALDSGISESDQEELTRLRKEVIRLRLERDILK; this is encoded by the coding sequence ATGAAGAATAAGTTAGAGAAGCGATTGCGTCGTAAGCACAGCGACGAGTTTCGTCGGAGTGCGGTGTCACTTGTTGAGGATCAGGGTTACACGACCGCTCAGGCGGCTCGTGAACTGGGAATCAATGATAATTTGTTGCGAACGTGGCGTAAGAAGTACGGGAAGGGGGCCGCATTGGATTCCGGGATTTCTGAGAGCGATCAGGAAGAGCTGACTCGTCTGCGAAAGGAAGTCATACGTCTTCGTCTGGAGCGTGACATCTTAAAATAA
- the glgC gene encoding glucose-1-phosphate adenylyltransferase, whose amino-acid sequence MTEDVLTLILAGGVGSRLSPLTSHRAKPAVPFGGQYRIIDFALSNCLHSGLRRILVLPQYKSHSLNKHLRDGWSVFNPSLGEYITPIPPQMRTDDSWYQGTADAIYQNLFLLERSGAKYVVVLSGDHIYRMDYAELINVHKFMEADATVACMAVDRKLASSFGVVEVDNQLRIVDFEEKPASPQPMPDHPDKAMASMGVYVFSIDILIDTLRNDSTKADSTRDFGCDILPRLIKEKDVVAYQFGTANGRVSTDGYWRDVGTLDSYYDANMDLLRPLPPIDLYQPDWMIRTAITQNPPARTVSGPTGIEPRLINSIISPGAIVAGGIVVNSILSPNVRVDEGAHVFDSVLFDGVSVGTGARVSRCIVEKGVKIPPGIILDYDSVAESGDCVISDNGVIVIPQGYCEWGRHSARSSEESDDSESLALHAASFSS is encoded by the coding sequence ATGACGGAAGATGTGCTGACACTTATTCTAGCCGGAGGCGTCGGATCGCGACTGAGTCCGCTGACATCACATCGAGCCAAGCCAGCCGTGCCGTTCGGCGGGCAGTACCGAATCATCGACTTCGCGCTCAGTAACTGCCTTCACTCCGGATTGCGGCGGATTCTTGTACTCCCCCAGTACAAATCGCACTCGCTGAACAAGCATCTTCGCGATGGCTGGTCTGTCTTCAATCCGTCGCTTGGTGAGTACATTACTCCGATACCTCCCCAAATGCGCACGGACGATTCCTGGTATCAGGGCACTGCCGATGCCATCTACCAAAACCTTTTCCTGTTGGAACGTAGCGGTGCGAAATACGTGGTTGTCCTCTCCGGCGATCACATCTATCGCATGGACTATGCTGAATTGATTAACGTTCACAAGTTCATGGAAGCCGATGCGACGGTTGCGTGCATGGCGGTTGATCGCAAGTTGGCATCATCCTTTGGCGTCGTTGAAGTCGACAACCAATTGCGAATTGTTGATTTCGAAGAAAAGCCCGCCAGCCCACAACCCATGCCGGATCACCCTGACAAGGCGATGGCATCCATGGGAGTGTATGTGTTTTCAATCGACATCCTGATAGACACACTGCGAAACGACAGCACGAAGGCAGATTCGACTCGCGACTTTGGGTGCGACATTCTTCCCCGTCTAATCAAGGAAAAGGACGTTGTCGCCTACCAGTTTGGCACCGCGAATGGTCGAGTTTCAACGGACGGCTACTGGCGTGACGTGGGTACGCTCGATTCCTACTACGACGCAAACATGGACCTGTTGCGGCCCCTGCCTCCGATCGATCTGTATCAACCAGACTGGATGATCAGAACGGCGATTACTCAAAATCCGCCAGCTAGGACCGTCAGTGGTCCGACAGGCATTGAACCGCGGCTGATTAACTCGATCATTTCTCCGGGGGCGATTGTCGCGGGCGGAATAGTGGTAAACTCAATTCTGTCGCCAAACGTCCGTGTTGATGAAGGGGCTCATGTTTTTGACTCAGTCCTGTTTGACGGAGTCTCGGTTGGCACTGGTGCGCGAGTTTCTCGTTGTATTGTCGAGAAAGGCGTTAAGATTCCGCCGGGAATAATTCTCGATTACGATTCGGTGGCAGAATCTGGTGACTGTGTGATTTCAGACAACGGTGTCATCGTCATTCCGCAGGGATATTGCGAATGGGGACGGCACAGCGCCCGGAGTTCCGAAGAGTCTGATGACAGTGAGAGTCTCGCCCTGCACGCTGCCAGCTTCAGCTCCTGA
- a CDS encoding sugar phosphorylase, giving the protein MPSPLQSASFYAQLLQHISGLYPDANEDLIVGAITGEFDRGELRSPSPNVELWSEADCMLITYGDSIVAPDEAPLVTLKRFLSDHIKDTISSVHILPFCPFSSDDGFAVIDYMRVNDELGEWEDITAIADSYRLMADLVVNHVSSQSEWFQNYTQGKEPGASWFFEANAGDDLSQVVRPRASPLLRPTETPDGMRHVWCTFSHDQIDLDFRNPQVLLQFLRVIRLYLEHGVRIFRLDAIGFLWKEPGTTCLHLPQTHEVVRLLRCVLDRFAPGTILITETNVPNHENLTYFGNRNEAHVIYNFSLAPLLVHALLTGTTEYLKRWMMSMPPAPLGCTYLNFTASHDGIGMRPAEGLLSDDEQLQMIEAIRRFGGRISTRRGADGSERVYELNVSLFDALKGTVHGEDDWQVDRFMCSQTVMLGLEGIPAIYIHSLLATSNDEEGLNRTGHNRSINRHKWDDELLRKQLSDSSTNQAIVSNELLRRVHIRSQQPSFHPSATQFTLQLTEPFFAFWRQSQDRSQSIFCIHNMTAEIQTLRLADLNLISLNQWRDLLTNSTFDDLTESIAVQPYQCLWIANS; this is encoded by the coding sequence ATGCCTTCACCCCTCCAGTCTGCCAGTTTCTACGCTCAACTTCTCCAGCACATCAGCGGACTGTATCCCGACGCCAACGAAGACCTGATTGTTGGAGCGATCACCGGCGAATTCGATCGTGGCGAACTGAGAAGCCCGTCGCCTAATGTTGAGTTGTGGTCAGAAGCGGATTGCATGCTGATCACGTACGGCGACTCGATCGTCGCGCCGGACGAAGCTCCACTGGTCACGCTTAAACGGTTTCTAAGCGACCACATTAAGGACACAATTTCCAGCGTCCATATCCTGCCGTTTTGTCCGTTTAGTTCGGATGACGGTTTCGCTGTCATCGACTACATGCGCGTGAATGACGAGCTGGGCGAATGGGAAGACATTACCGCGATTGCGGATTCCTATCGTCTGATGGCCGACCTCGTAGTGAACCACGTCTCATCACAAAGCGAATGGTTCCAGAACTACACGCAGGGAAAGGAACCCGGAGCATCATGGTTCTTCGAAGCAAATGCGGGGGACGATCTTTCGCAGGTTGTCAGGCCGCGCGCGAGTCCGTTGTTGCGACCGACCGAAACTCCGGACGGAATGCGGCACGTTTGGTGTACCTTCAGCCACGATCAGATTGATCTGGATTTTCGCAACCCGCAAGTGCTGCTTCAATTTCTGCGTGTCATTCGATTGTACCTTGAGCACGGTGTTCGGATCTTTCGCCTGGATGCCATCGGATTCCTTTGGAAAGAACCCGGCACAACATGTCTCCATTTGCCTCAGACTCATGAGGTTGTGCGACTGCTTCGTTGTGTTCTTGACCGCTTCGCGCCGGGGACGATTTTGATCACCGAAACGAACGTCCCGAATCATGAAAATCTGACGTACTTCGGCAACCGAAACGAAGCTCATGTGATCTACAACTTCAGTCTCGCACCGTTGCTGGTGCACGCCCTGCTAACCGGGACAACTGAATACCTGAAGCGGTGGATGATGAGCATGCCGCCAGCACCGCTCGGCTGCACCTATCTGAACTTTACGGCTTCGCATGACGGAATCGGTATGCGACCGGCCGAAGGTTTGCTGTCTGACGACGAACAGTTACAGATGATCGAAGCCATCCGACGATTTGGAGGCCGCATTTCGACTCGACGAGGCGCCGATGGCAGTGAGCGTGTTTACGAACTGAACGTGTCGCTGTTTGATGCACTAAAAGGAACCGTTCACGGTGAAGACGATTGGCAGGTGGACCGGTTTATGTGTTCGCAGACGGTGATGCTGGGCCTGGAAGGGATTCCGGCGATTTACATTCACAGCCTTCTGGCGACGTCCAACGACGAAGAAGGTTTGAATCGGACCGGCCATAACCGATCAATCAACCGTCACAAGTGGGACGACGAACTGCTAAGAAAACAGTTAAGCGATTCGTCGACGAATCAGGCAATCGTGTCGAACGAACTTCTGCGGCGCGTTCACATCCGATCTCAGCAGCCCAGCTTTCACCCCAGCGCGACTCAGTTCACTTTGCAGTTAACGGAGCCATTCTTTGCGTTCTGGCGACAGAGTCAGGATCGCAGCCAAAGCATCTTTTGTATTCACAACATGACGGCCGAAATTCAGACGCTGCGTTTGGCCGACCTGAATCTGATTTCATTGAACCAATGGCGTGACCTGCTAACGAACTCAACCTTTGACGACCTCACCGAAAGCATTGCTGTTCAGCCGTATCAGTGTTTGTGGATCGCCAATTCCTGA
- a CDS encoding alpha/beta hydrolase fold domain-containing protein, with amino-acid sequence MSINHLLFGCILVASSCVASAQETRLRPRVTFSQVLRREDANKDGKVTKEEFKASPKLFERFDRDGDGVLTKTDFAEAVAPQNRRRIGQNVPEDMTVLRDVVFGKGGGRELTMHIVMPKEKATAPAPVYVWIHGGGWLGGKKDGGIGQTVPLVRRGFVGATIEYRLTGEAAFPAQIEDCKCAIRYLRAHAETYNIDADRIAVGGSSAGGHLAALLGTSGGVKELEGSGGWPDQSSTVQAVVDLYGPTDFKAFVTTEGFESHNRAGSPESKLLGGGEVITNVDGIKRVNPITYVDESDPPFLIIHGTKDRTVPVNQSEAIHKALQAAKVSSKLHVIEGAGHGGPQFSDPEIRAMQVDFLTKTFGIDE; translated from the coding sequence ATGTCGATCAACCACCTACTCTTTGGCTGCATCCTTGTAGCTTCGTCCTGCGTCGCGTCAGCTCAGGAAACGCGTTTGCGTCCACGAGTGACGTTCAGCCAGGTTTTGCGGCGTGAAGATGCCAACAAGGACGGAAAAGTCACCAAGGAAGAATTCAAAGCTTCGCCAAAATTGTTTGAACGTTTTGATCGTGACGGAGATGGCGTGCTTACCAAAACCGACTTTGCCGAAGCGGTAGCCCCACAGAACCGCCGCCGGATTGGGCAGAATGTCCCCGAAGACATGACCGTTCTTCGCGACGTCGTATTCGGCAAAGGTGGCGGCCGAGAGCTTACGATGCACATTGTGATGCCAAAGGAAAAAGCAACCGCCCCGGCACCGGTCTATGTGTGGATCCACGGCGGGGGATGGCTGGGCGGAAAAAAAGATGGTGGCATTGGCCAAACCGTTCCCCTGGTCCGCCGCGGATTTGTCGGCGCTACGATCGAGTACCGTTTGACTGGTGAAGCCGCATTCCCTGCGCAGATTGAAGACTGCAAATGTGCGATTCGCTACCTGCGAGCTCATGCCGAAACATACAACATTGACGCCGATCGAATCGCCGTCGGGGGCAGTTCTGCGGGCGGGCACCTTGCAGCGTTGCTCGGGACATCCGGCGGCGTCAAAGAACTGGAAGGCAGTGGCGGCTGGCCCGATCAATCCAGCACCGTGCAGGCAGTGGTTGATCTCTACGGACCAACGGATTTCAAAGCATTTGTCACGACAGAAGGGTTTGAAAGCCATAACCGAGCCGGATCGCCGGAATCGAAACTACTCGGCGGTGGTGAAGTGATCACCAATGTCGACGGTATCAAACGCGTTAATCCGATCACATACGTCGACGAATCGGATCCGCCGTTTTTGATCATTCACGGCACCAAAGACAGAACCGTTCCCGTGAATCAAAGCGAAGCCATTCACAAAGCACTGCAGGCCGCCAAAGTCAGCAGCAAGCTTCACGTAATCGAAGGAGCGGGCCACGGTGGCCCACAATTTTCCGATCCCGAAATTCGTGCGATGCAGGTCGACTTCCTGACGAAGACGTTCGGAATCGACGAATAG